A single region of the Plantactinospora soyae genome encodes:
- a CDS encoding epoxide hydrolase family protein: MNPFRIAIPQADLDDLDRRLASTRWPTEMPGSGWDRGVPLDYLRELTEYWRTSYDWRAAEAELNSFPQFSTEIDGANLHFLHVRSPEPTAVPLLITHGWPGSVAEFLDVIAPLTDPRAHGGDPADAFHLVIPTLPGFGLSGPTREPGWNVPRIAGAWAQLMHRLGYRPYIAQGGDVGAWITLTLAGLDAEHVLGAHVNFLFTAPPPDPAALAGLEPSDRERLELLAKFLADGSGYMLLQATRPQTLAYGLTDSPVGQLAWIVEKFREWSDSAKVPEDAVDRDRLLTNVMLYWLTATAGSSAQFYYETADQLPTAATPPAAPPPLPVPLGVAVFPRDSARPVRSFAEPMFPNIVQWHEFDRGGHFAALEEPDLFVDDLRTFARKLNR, from the coding sequence ATGAATCCATTCCGGATCGCGATACCCCAGGCCGACCTGGACGACCTGGACCGCAGACTGGCCAGCACCCGCTGGCCGACCGAGATGCCCGGCAGCGGATGGGACCGCGGCGTACCGCTGGACTATCTCAGAGAGCTGACCGAGTACTGGCGCACCAGCTACGACTGGCGGGCGGCGGAGGCGGAGCTGAACTCGTTCCCGCAGTTCAGCACGGAGATCGACGGTGCGAACCTGCACTTCCTGCACGTCCGCTCACCGGAGCCGACCGCGGTTCCCCTGCTCATCACCCACGGCTGGCCGGGGTCCGTCGCCGAGTTCCTGGACGTCATCGCCCCGCTCACCGACCCTCGGGCGCACGGTGGAGATCCGGCCGACGCCTTCCACCTGGTCATCCCTACCCTGCCGGGTTTCGGCCTCTCCGGCCCGACCCGCGAGCCGGGCTGGAACGTGCCCCGGATCGCCGGTGCGTGGGCACAGCTCATGCACCGCCTCGGTTACCGACCGTACATCGCCCAGGGTGGCGACGTGGGCGCGTGGATCACGCTCACGCTCGCCGGGCTCGACGCCGAGCACGTGCTCGGCGCGCACGTGAACTTCCTCTTCACCGCTCCCCCGCCGGACCCGGCGGCGCTGGCGGGGCTCGAACCCTCGGACCGGGAACGCCTCGAACTGCTGGCGAAGTTCCTCGCCGACGGCTCCGGCTACATGCTGCTCCAGGCCACCCGTCCGCAGACGCTGGCGTACGGCCTCACCGACTCGCCGGTCGGGCAGCTCGCCTGGATCGTGGAGAAGTTCCGGGAGTGGAGCGACTCGGCGAAGGTCCCCGAGGACGCGGTCGACCGGGACCGGCTCCTCACGAACGTCATGCTCTACTGGCTGACCGCGACCGCCGGATCCTCCGCCCAGTTCTACTACGAGACGGCCGACCAGCTCCCGACCGCGGCGACCCCGCCGGCCGCACCGCCGCCGCTGCCCGTACCACTCGGTGTGGCCGTGTTTCCCCGCGACTCGGCCCGGCCGGTCCGGTCCTTCGCCGAGCCGATGTTCCCGAACATCGTGCAATGGCACGAGTTCGACCGAGGTGGCCACTTCGCCGCGCTGGAGGAGCCCGACCTGTTCGTCGACGACCTCCGCACGTTCGCCCGGAAACTGAACCGGTAA
- a CDS encoding cytochrome P450 family protein, translating to MEKAICPFALDPQGRDTHAETERLREQGPIARVELPGGVLAWSVHGYELAKQVLIDERFSKNPRRNWPAYINGEIPPDWPLITWAVMDNMATHDGADHNRLRGLLLKAFTTRRVEAMAPQLETTATELLDELATAAPEEVVDLKTRYCQALPARMMCDLFGVPDESRADVLRGGHVNVDTRITPEEAAANLDQWTKAIADLVVYKRQHPGDDLTTALIAARDEDGSRLTDDELIGTLHLMLGAGSETMVNSLSHAIIAVLDDPTLRARVLAGEVSWNDVMEETLRVESPVAHLPFRFATERFEIGGVTIEQGDPIMIDYAGLGRDPELHGETACTFDATRKDKTHLSFGHGVHYCLGARLAKLATLIMLPALFHRFPDLELAMPKDQLKPQGTFIMNGRLDVPVYLRGRLTV from the coding sequence ATGGAAAAGGCGATCTGCCCATTCGCCCTCGACCCCCAGGGTCGGGACACCCACGCGGAGACCGAGCGGCTGCGCGAGCAGGGCCCCATTGCCCGGGTGGAACTCCCGGGCGGCGTCCTCGCCTGGTCTGTGCACGGCTACGAGCTGGCCAAGCAGGTCCTCATCGACGAGCGGTTCTCCAAGAATCCGCGCCGGAACTGGCCCGCGTACATCAACGGGGAGATCCCGCCGGACTGGCCGCTGATCACTTGGGCGGTCATGGACAACATGGCCACCCATGACGGTGCCGACCACAACCGGCTGCGAGGGCTGCTCCTCAAGGCGTTCACGACGCGCCGGGTCGAGGCCATGGCGCCACAACTGGAGACGACCGCGACGGAACTGCTCGACGAGCTGGCCACCGCCGCCCCCGAGGAGGTCGTGGACCTGAAGACCCGGTACTGCCAGGCGCTGCCGGCCAGGATGATGTGCGACCTCTTCGGCGTGCCGGACGAGTCCCGCGCCGACGTACTGCGCGGCGGGCATGTCAACGTGGATACCAGGATCACCCCGGAGGAGGCGGCCGCCAACCTCGACCAGTGGACCAAGGCGATCGCCGACCTCGTGGTGTACAAGCGGCAGCACCCCGGTGACGACCTCACCACCGCGCTGATCGCGGCCCGGGACGAGGACGGATCGCGGCTGACCGACGACGAGCTGATCGGGACCCTGCACCTGATGCTGGGCGCCGGCTCGGAAACCATGGTCAACTCTCTCAGCCACGCCATCATCGCGGTACTCGACGATCCCACGCTGCGCGCCCGGGTGCTGGCCGGCGAGGTCTCCTGGAACGACGTGATGGAGGAGACCCTGCGGGTGGAGTCGCCCGTCGCGCACCTGCCGTTCCGGTTCGCCACCGAACGGTTCGAGATCGGCGGTGTGACGATCGAACAGGGCGACCCGATCATGATCGATTACGCCGGGCTCGGGCGGGACCCGGAGTTGCACGGCGAGACCGCCTGCACCTTCGACGCCACCCGGAAGGACAAGACGCACCTGTCCTTCGGGCACGGCGTGCACTACTGCCTCGGCGCACGGCTCGCCAAGCTGGCAACCCTGATCATGCTGCCGGCGCTCTTCCACCGCTTCCCGGACCTCGAACTCGCGATGCCGAAGGACCAGCTGAAGCCGCAGGGCACCTTTATCATGAACGGCCGTCTCGACGTCCCGGTTTACCTGCGGGGCCGGCTGACCGTATGA
- a CDS encoding RNA polymerase sigma factor, giving the protein MEIDGDGADLLRRLAPQVLATLVRRHGNFDACEDAVQDALLAAAMQWPAEGVPDSPRGWLTTVAARRLTDQYRSELARRRREVATAARLPADKQWVPGPDAERPEDQDDTLRLLFLCCHPSLSPPAQAALTLRAVGGLTTQQIANAFLTSESTMAQRIRRAKQRIKASGIPFQLPPERELPDRLRVVLHVLYLIFNEGYTATSGPQLQRGELTGEAIRLTREVHRRRPAAGEVAGLLALMLLTDARRAARTRSDGTLIPLSEQDRGRWDQVAIREGISLLTSTLPRGPAGPYQLQAAIAAVHAEASRAEDTDWLQILALYDLLQQVSPSPVVALNRIVAVAMVHGPQAALGLLGGLATDDRLAGQHRLEATRAHLLEMAGDHTAAHSCYRLAARRTASLLERRYLEDRAARLVAGQAR; this is encoded by the coding sequence ATGGAGATTGACGGCGACGGCGCCGACCTGCTGCGCCGGTTGGCGCCCCAGGTGCTCGCCACGCTCGTGCGGCGGCACGGCAACTTCGACGCGTGCGAGGACGCGGTCCAGGACGCGCTGCTGGCGGCCGCGATGCAGTGGCCCGCCGAGGGTGTGCCAGACAGCCCTCGTGGCTGGCTGACCACTGTGGCGGCGCGCCGTCTCACCGACCAGTACCGCAGCGAACTCGCCCGCCGGCGCAGGGAGGTGGCCACGGCGGCGCGGCTGCCGGCAGACAAGCAGTGGGTGCCCGGCCCGGACGCCGAGCGCCCGGAGGATCAGGACGACACCCTGCGGCTCCTGTTCCTCTGCTGCCACCCGTCGCTCTCCCCGCCCGCCCAGGCGGCGCTGACGCTGCGCGCCGTCGGCGGCCTGACCACGCAGCAGATCGCCAACGCGTTCCTGACCAGCGAGTCGACCATGGCGCAGCGGATCCGGCGGGCCAAGCAGCGCATCAAGGCCAGCGGCATTCCGTTTCAGCTTCCACCCGAACGGGAACTGCCCGACCGGCTGCGGGTCGTGCTGCACGTGCTCTATCTGATCTTCAACGAGGGTTACACGGCGACGTCCGGCCCGCAGTTGCAGCGCGGTGAGCTGACTGGGGAGGCCATCCGGCTGACCCGGGAGGTGCATCGCCGGCGGCCGGCGGCCGGCGAGGTCGCCGGGTTACTGGCGCTGATGCTGCTCACCGACGCCCGGCGCGCGGCGCGTACCCGGTCGGACGGCACGCTGATTCCCCTGAGCGAGCAGGACCGCGGCCGCTGGGACCAGGTCGCCATCCGGGAAGGGATATCGCTGCTGACCAGTACCCTGCCGAGGGGACCGGCCGGGCCGTACCAGCTCCAGGCCGCGATCGCGGCCGTGCACGCGGAGGCGTCGCGCGCCGAGGACACCGACTGGCTGCAGATCCTCGCCCTGTACGACCTGCTGCAGCAGGTCTCGCCCAGCCCGGTGGTGGCGCTGAACCGCATCGTGGCGGTGGCCATGGTGCACGGCCCGCAGGCGGCACTCGGCCTGCTCGGAGGGCTCGCCACCGACGACCGGCTGGCCGGGCAGCACCGGTTGGAGGCCACCCGGGCGCACCTGCTGGAGATGGCGGGCGACCACACGGCCGCGCACTCGTGCTACCGGCTCGCGGCGCGCCGGACGGCGAGTCTGCTGGAGCGGCGCTACCTGGAGGACCGGGCGGCACGCCTGGTGGCCGGGCAGGCGCGGTAA
- a CDS encoding flavin reductase family protein — protein MTLEARGTVDAQSLRRACGAFATGVTVVTVGGGVPHGMTANSFASVSLAPPLLLVCIDRKAIMHGCLDGTKSFGVSVLGARQEAVARYFADRRRPLGAAQFDSVDWRPGPVTGAPLIAGALAHFECDIWRSYDGGDHTIFLGAVLSVEQPDSADPLVFLRGRFDRTGPPVRTNNVSEVSTTWP, from the coding sequence CCGGGCGTGTGGGGCGTTCGCCACCGGCGTCACCGTGGTGACCGTCGGCGGCGGCGTGCCACACGGCATGACCGCCAACTCGTTCGCCTCGGTGTCGCTGGCGCCGCCGCTGCTGCTGGTCTGCATCGACCGGAAGGCGATCATGCACGGTTGCCTCGACGGTACGAAATCGTTCGGGGTGTCCGTGCTCGGCGCCCGCCAGGAGGCCGTCGCCCGGTACTTCGCCGACCGGCGGCGGCCGCTGGGCGCAGCCCAGTTCGACTCCGTTGACTGGCGTCCCGGACCGGTGACCGGCGCGCCGCTCATCGCCGGTGCGCTCGCGCACTTCGAATGCGACATCTGGCGCAGCTACGACGGCGGTGACCACACCATCTTCCTCGGCGCCGTGCTCTCCGTCGAACAGCCGGACAGCGCCGACCCGCTGGTGTTCCTGCGCGGCCGCTTCGACCGGACCGGCCCGCCCGTCCGCACCAACAACGTGAGTGAGGTGAGCACGACGTGGCCCTGA
- a CDS encoding YciI family protein: MKYLLMVCVDESIQSSPEESAAEVKAATAWAQDTQARGVRVLGDRLRPTKEATTVRVRDGELLVSDGPFAETKEQLAGFDVIECASLDEAVQVASAHPGAQIGTVELRPFWHG, encoded by the coding sequence GTGAAGTACCTGTTGATGGTTTGCGTCGACGAATCCATACAGTCGAGCCCGGAGGAATCCGCGGCCGAGGTCAAGGCGGCGACCGCGTGGGCTCAGGACACGCAGGCCCGCGGCGTACGCGTGCTCGGCGATCGTCTCCGTCCGACCAAGGAGGCCACCACGGTGCGGGTGCGCGACGGTGAACTGCTGGTCTCGGACGGCCCGTTCGCCGAGACGAAAGAGCAGCTGGCCGGCTTCGACGTCATCGAATGTGCCAGCCTCGACGAGGCGGTCCAGGTGGCGTCCGCCCATCCCGGCGCCCAGATCGGGACAGTGGAGTTACGGCCGTTCTGGCACGGGTGA
- a CDS encoding FAD-dependent oxidoreductase translates to MNEHVGDRAVVLGGSVAGLFAARVLADFYRTVTVVDRDQLTGATGPRRAVPQGHHIHGLLARGQQILEELFPGFTKEMADGGVPTRDFGTSLGWHFNGRMIRKVDTDLVCISAGRWLLEERIRARVGELSNVAFLDRTDVVGLEASPDRRRITGARVHRREDQGPGSPQSLPADLVVDATGRGSRTPRWLTELGYPRVDEEQVRMDLTYTTCDFQAPLAVDPIGDDIAVISVATPGNPRGATFARLPDRYSVSLNGILGDRAPTDPEGFLEYVRSLPVPQIFESVSRAEPLTSPVSFHFPNSIRRRYERLARLPEGLLVVGDAACVFNPIYAQGMTVAAIGAIVLREYLVDGAAGAQRYFRELARAIDPPWDMSAGGDLGFPGVVGRRTLKVRLGNAFMPRLQTAATEDPVVSHAFLRVAGLVDRPESLMRPAMISRVLFPTLRRSNGG, encoded by the coding sequence ATGAACGAGCATGTCGGTGACCGAGCGGTGGTGCTGGGCGGAAGTGTGGCCGGACTCTTCGCCGCCCGGGTTCTCGCGGACTTCTACCGGACCGTGACGGTGGTCGACCGCGACCAGTTGACCGGCGCGACCGGCCCCCGCCGCGCCGTCCCGCAGGGACATCACATCCACGGACTACTCGCCCGCGGCCAGCAGATCCTGGAGGAGCTGTTTCCGGGCTTCACCAAGGAGATGGCCGACGGGGGCGTGCCGACGCGCGACTTCGGTACCAGCCTGGGCTGGCACTTCAACGGCCGGATGATCCGCAAGGTGGACACCGACCTGGTGTGCATCTCGGCCGGGCGCTGGTTGCTGGAGGAGCGGATCCGCGCCAGGGTCGGCGAGTTGTCCAATGTCGCCTTCCTGGACCGGACGGACGTGGTCGGACTCGAGGCGAGCCCGGACCGCCGCCGGATCACCGGTGCCAGGGTGCACCGACGGGAGGACCAGGGGCCCGGTAGCCCGCAGTCGCTGCCGGCGGACCTGGTCGTCGACGCCACGGGACGCGGCTCGCGAACTCCACGCTGGTTGACCGAACTCGGCTATCCGCGGGTCGACGAAGAGCAGGTCAGGATGGACCTGACCTACACGACGTGCGACTTCCAGGCACCGCTGGCCGTGGATCCGATCGGCGACGACATCGCGGTCATCTCGGTCGCGACCCCCGGCAACCCGCGTGGGGCAACCTTCGCCCGGCTGCCCGACCGCTACTCGGTCTCGCTCAACGGGATTCTCGGCGACCGGGCACCCACCGACCCGGAGGGTTTCCTGGAGTACGTCCGGTCCCTGCCGGTGCCGCAGATATTCGAGTCGGTCAGCCGGGCGGAGCCGTTGACGAGTCCGGTCTCCTTCCACTTCCCCAACAGCATCCGTCGCCGGTACGAGAGGCTGGCGCGGCTGCCGGAAGGGCTGCTCGTCGTGGGCGACGCGGCGTGCGTTTTCAATCCCATCTACGCGCAGGGGATGACGGTGGCGGCGATCGGGGCGATCGTGCTGCGTGAGTACCTTGTGGACGGTGCGGCGGGCGCCCAGCGGTACTTCCGCGAGCTGGCCCGGGCGATCGACCCGCCGTGGGACATGTCCGCCGGTGGCGACCTCGGCTTCCCTGGCGTCGTCGGCCGCCGCACCCTGAAGGTCCGCCTGGGGAACGCGTTCATGCCGCGGCTGCAGACCGCGGCGACCGAGGACCCGGTCGTCTCCCACGCCTTCCTGCGGGTGGCCGGTCTCGTCGACCGCCCGGAGAGCCTGATGCGTCCGGCGATGATCTCGCGGGTGTTGTTTCCGACCCTGCGCCGGTCGAACGGAGGTTGA
- a CDS encoding NAD-dependent epimerase/dehydratase family protein — MLVLVTGGTGFLGSHSVAEILRAGHRVRLLVRDPAGVVPALDPLGVDVDGLELFRGDVTDADAVAAAMRGCDAVLHAASVYSFDSRARAAMRAVNVRGTELVLDAAGVAGLDPIVYVSSFAALLPTDREPLGTESPVGTPRETYMSTKARAEAVARRAQRAGAPVVITYPLATLGPHDPKLGDQAGRVRNALRGLMPMWPSGGFPVGDVRDVARLHAAVLNPGRGPRRFLAQGRYVSTREFVRTLRRVTGRRLPAVHLPASGMLPVGALTSLVQRLVPAHIPAEYGAIYTCLVGRAVDTTATDQLLGSAGTTFETTLRDTVRWLHRAGHISDRLAGATAVLEAT, encoded by the coding sequence GTGCTGGTTTTGGTGACCGGAGGCACCGGATTCCTGGGCTCCCACTCGGTGGCGGAGATCCTGCGCGCGGGTCACCGCGTACGGCTGCTGGTCCGCGACCCGGCCGGCGTCGTCCCCGCACTCGATCCGCTCGGGGTCGACGTGGACGGTCTCGAACTGTTCCGTGGCGACGTGACCGATGCGGACGCCGTCGCCGCAGCGATGCGGGGCTGCGACGCCGTCCTGCACGCCGCCTCGGTGTACAGCTTCGACAGCCGGGCCCGTGCCGCCATGCGGGCCGTCAACGTTCGGGGCACCGAGTTGGTGCTCGACGCCGCCGGCGTGGCCGGCCTCGACCCGATCGTGTACGTGTCGAGCTTCGCCGCCCTGCTGCCCACCGACCGAGAACCGCTCGGCACCGAGTCCCCGGTCGGCACGCCGCGCGAGACGTACATGTCGACCAAGGCCCGCGCCGAGGCGGTCGCCCGGCGTGCGCAGCGGGCGGGTGCCCCGGTGGTCATCACCTATCCGCTGGCCACCCTCGGTCCGCACGACCCGAAGCTGGGCGACCAGGCCGGCCGGGTCCGCAACGCCCTGCGCGGCCTCATGCCGATGTGGCCGTCGGGAGGCTTCCCGGTCGGCGACGTCCGGGACGTCGCCCGGTTGCACGCCGCGGTGCTGAACCCGGGCCGGGGACCCCGCCGGTTCCTCGCCCAGGGCCGGTACGTCAGCACCCGCGAGTTCGTGCGGACGCTCCGCCGGGTCACCGGCCGGCGGCTGCCCGCCGTCCATCTCCCGGCCTCCGGCATGCTGCCGGTCGGCGCGCTGACCAGCCTCGTCCAGCGGCTGGTACCGGCGCACATCCCGGCGGAGTACGGCGCGATCTACACCTGCCTGGTCGGCCGGGCCGTCGACACCACTGCCACCGATCAGCTGCTGGGTTCGGCCGGCACCACCTTCGAGACCACCCTGCGCGACACGGTGCGCTGGCTGCACCGCGCCGGACACATCTCGGACCGGCTCGCCGGTGCGACGGCCGTACTGGAGGCGACGTGA
- a CDS encoding MFS transporter — MKPARVTATSASDGERDPRRWTALVVLCCASFMVILDSQIVIVGMPAMQSALALDPSAAQWILTANLLTFGGLLLLGGRSADLLGRRRIFMAGLIGFLVTSVISGFAWNAEVIITARAVHGVSSALMVPSALSILMRTFEEGAERNKAIAAWSAVGGIGATTAMLVGGWLTSNFGWESVFLVNVPVVLVLLLVSPMVLRESRDHGRRRTFDLAGALTSTAALVALVYAISEAPVVGWLSVQTTGLLALVVVLGVVFVGIEARSSAPLVPLRTLRMRTVATGNLLMVFVAMMVFSLSFLSSLYGQQVLGYSAIEYGLLGSIMPVMAIVGAYIGQAVVTRRGFRPAAVPGVVMLGVACAMLIMINVRGNYVGDLLFPFVIFGLGLGIAHTTASIVALTGVTESESGLASGLVHAAFQVGGGFGIAIVSTVAVSFSTGPDQPSELTNGFQAGFVACVVFAVVALACAVALPGRRTAVSVPDDEVRPAPVAGP, encoded by the coding sequence ATGAAACCAGCCAGGGTTACCGCAACATCCGCCAGCGACGGCGAGCGCGATCCACGTCGGTGGACCGCGCTGGTCGTACTGTGCTGCGCCAGTTTCATGGTGATTCTCGACTCGCAGATCGTCATCGTCGGCATGCCGGCGATGCAGTCGGCGCTGGCCCTCGACCCCAGCGCGGCGCAGTGGATCCTGACCGCCAACCTGCTCACCTTCGGAGGGCTGCTGCTGCTCGGCGGCAGGTCGGCCGACCTGCTGGGCCGACGCAGGATCTTCATGGCCGGCCTGATCGGGTTCCTGGTCACCTCAGTGATATCCGGGTTCGCCTGGAACGCCGAGGTCATCATCACGGCGCGGGCCGTGCACGGCGTGTCGTCGGCGCTGATGGTCCCGAGCGCGCTGTCGATCCTCATGCGCACCTTCGAGGAGGGGGCCGAGCGCAACAAGGCCATCGCCGCGTGGTCGGCCGTCGGCGGGATCGGGGCCACCACGGCCATGCTGGTCGGCGGCTGGCTCACCAGCAACTTCGGGTGGGAGTCGGTGTTCCTGGTCAACGTCCCGGTGGTGCTGGTCCTGCTGTTGGTCAGCCCGATGGTGCTGCGGGAGAGCCGGGACCACGGGCGGCGTCGGACGTTCGACCTCGCCGGCGCTCTGACCAGTACGGCGGCGCTCGTCGCGCTCGTGTACGCGATCTCCGAGGCGCCCGTGGTGGGCTGGTTGAGCGTGCAGACCACGGGACTGCTCGCCCTGGTCGTCGTTCTCGGGGTCGTCTTCGTCGGGATCGAGGCACGGTCCAGCGCGCCGTTGGTGCCGCTGCGCACCCTGCGGATGCGTACGGTTGCTACCGGCAACCTGCTGATGGTGTTCGTCGCGATGATGGTTTTCTCGCTGTCGTTCCTCTCCTCCCTGTACGGGCAGCAGGTGCTCGGGTACTCGGCCATCGAGTACGGCCTCCTGGGCTCGATCATGCCGGTGATGGCCATCGTCGGCGCCTACATCGGGCAGGCGGTGGTCACCCGGCGCGGGTTCCGCCCGGCGGCCGTGCCCGGTGTGGTGATGCTCGGCGTCGCCTGCGCGATGTTGATCATGATCAATGTGCGGGGCAACTACGTCGGCGACCTCTTGTTCCCGTTCGTGATCTTCGGCCTCGGTCTGGGCATCGCACACACGACCGCCTCGATCGTCGCGCTCACCGGGGTCACGGAGTCGGAGTCCGGCCTGGCGTCCGGGCTCGTGCACGCCGCCTTCCAGGTCGGCGGCGGGTTCGGTATCGCCATCGTGTCGACCGTGGCGGTGTCCTTCTCCACCGGGCCCGACCAGCCCAGCGAGCTCACCAACGGCTTCCAGGCAGGCTTCGTCGCCTGTGTGGTGTTCGCGGTGGTCGCGCTCGCCTGCGCGGTGGCGCTCCCGGGCCGCCGGACGGCGGTGTCCGTCCCGGACGACGAGGTCCGGCCCGCGCCGGTCGCCGGACCGTAG
- a CDS encoding cytochrome P450, with amino-acid sequence MTAPVRVPPGPPARSAPRLLWKLVRDRLGLMSSAAEAYGDAVRIAMGPKVLYFFNHPDHAKYVLADNPGNYHKGLGLAQARRALGDGLLTSEGELWRKQRKVIQPVFQHRRIERQAGVIAEEAAGLLARLRAHEGGGPVDVVHEMTGLTLGVLGRTLLDADLGAFHSLGQAFEAMQDQAMFEMVSMSAVPMWLPLPHQLRFRRARNELQRIVDELVRDRARDPAGDDALSRLIMSTSEERDPAVGRRRMRDELVTLLLAGHETTASTLGWTFHLLDQHPQVRERVRAEAREVLGDRLPEYEDLRELRYTSRVIEEVMRLYPPVWMLSRIAQEADEVGGYRVPAGSDVLICPYTLHRHPGFWDDPERFDPERFDPARAQSGHRPRYAYIPFGAGPRFCVGNHLGMMEAVFVTAMIARDLRLSVVPGYRVVPEPMLSLRIRGGLPMTVHAA; translated from the coding sequence CTGACCGCCCCCGTCCGGGTCCCGCCGGGTCCGCCGGCCCGGTCCGCGCCCCGGCTGCTGTGGAAGCTGGTCCGGGACCGGCTCGGGCTGATGTCCTCGGCGGCCGAGGCGTACGGCGACGCCGTCCGGATCGCCATGGGCCCCAAGGTGCTCTACTTCTTCAACCACCCCGACCACGCGAAGTACGTGCTGGCGGACAACCCCGGCAACTATCACAAGGGACTCGGTCTCGCCCAGGCCAGGCGGGCGCTCGGCGACGGCCTGCTGACCAGCGAGGGCGAGTTGTGGCGCAAACAGCGCAAGGTCATCCAGCCGGTCTTCCAGCACCGGCGGATCGAGCGGCAGGCCGGGGTGATCGCGGAGGAGGCGGCGGGGCTGTTGGCCCGGCTCCGGGCCCACGAGGGCGGCGGTCCCGTCGACGTGGTGCACGAGATGACCGGGCTGACCCTCGGCGTGCTCGGCCGCACCCTGCTCGACGCCGACCTGGGCGCCTTCCACTCGCTCGGGCAGGCATTCGAGGCGATGCAGGACCAGGCGATGTTCGAGATGGTGTCGATGAGCGCGGTCCCGATGTGGCTGCCGCTGCCGCACCAGCTCCGGTTCCGGCGGGCCCGCAACGAGCTGCAACGGATCGTCGACGAGCTGGTCCGCGACCGGGCCCGGGACCCGGCCGGTGACGACGCGCTCTCCCGGTTGATCATGTCGACGTCGGAGGAACGCGACCCGGCGGTCGGCCGGCGGCGGATGCGCGACGAACTGGTCACGCTGCTGCTCGCCGGCCACGAGACCACGGCCAGCACGCTCGGCTGGACGTTCCATCTTCTCGACCAGCACCCGCAGGTGCGGGAGCGGGTGCGCGCCGAGGCCAGGGAGGTGCTCGGAGACCGGCTGCCGGAGTACGAGGACCTGCGCGAACTCCGGTACACCTCGAGGGTCATCGAAGAGGTGATGCGGCTGTACCCGCCGGTGTGGATGCTGTCCCGGATCGCGCAGGAGGCCGACGAGGTGGGCGGCTACCGGGTGCCGGCGGGCTCCGACGTGCTGATCTGCCCGTACACCCTGCACCGGCACCCGGGGTTCTGGGACGACCCGGAGCGCTTCGACCCGGAGCGGTTCGACCCGGCCCGCGCCCAGTCCGGGCACCGGCCCCGGTACGCGTACATCCCGTTCGGGGCCGGTCCGCGGTTCTGCGTCGGCAACCACCTCGGCATGATGGAGGCCGTGTTCGTCACCGCCATGATCGCCCGTGATCTGCGGCTGAGTGTGGTGCCCGGCTACCGGGTGGTGCCCGAGCCGATGCTCTCGCTGCGCATCCGTGGCGGACTGCCGATGACCGTGCACGCCGCCTGA
- a CDS encoding maleylpyruvate isomerase N-terminal domain-containing protein, whose product MIISDRQWVETRDAMRRAGDRFADLLAAVPAPAAPATRSWSVEQTAAHMVSLAWACETIVEPGSGTGRDAELDSQLRGTQVDTVRDLNDLLLRQYLLERDLAPLAVRLREHVRAVLRATDGRDPTEAVDWLGGSRLPLGGLLAHLTNELLIHGWDISRAGSLRWDIPPRDAGLFIELFLVGVTSYGYGALLDSTAPPTPRRIAVQFRSRHTIPVTIVLDGTGRYDGNRNRVTVAEPGPGDDVRLSFDPPTLNLVLFGRMSRLRAALTGKLVVRGPRPWLLPAFLRTVHMPDN is encoded by the coding sequence GTGATCATTTCCGACCGGCAGTGGGTGGAAACCCGCGACGCGATGCGGCGAGCCGGTGACCGGTTCGCCGACCTGCTGGCCGCCGTGCCGGCCCCGGCGGCCCCGGCGACGAGGTCGTGGTCGGTCGAGCAGACCGCGGCGCACATGGTGTCGCTCGCCTGGGCCTGCGAGACCATCGTCGAGCCCGGCAGCGGCACCGGCCGGGACGCCGAACTGGACAGTCAGCTTCGGGGCACCCAGGTCGACACCGTACGGGACCTCAACGACCTGCTGCTGCGCCAGTACCTCCTGGAGCGCGACCTGGCCCCGCTGGCGGTACGGCTGCGCGAGCACGTCCGGGCGGTGCTGCGGGCCACGGACGGACGTGACCCGACCGAGGCGGTCGACTGGCTGGGCGGGTCCCGGCTCCCGCTCGGCGGACTGCTCGCCCACCTGACCAACGAGCTGCTGATCCACGGCTGGGACATCTCCCGGGCCGGCTCCCTGCGGTGGGACATCCCACCCCGGGACGCGGGTCTGTTCATCGAGCTGTTTCTCGTCGGAGTGACCTCGTACGGCTACGGTGCCCTGCTCGACAGCACGGCGCCCCCGACGCCGCGGCGGATCGCCGTGCAGTTCCGGTCGCGTCACACCATCCCGGTCACGATCGTCCTGGACGGCACGGGCCGGTACGACGGGAACCGGAATCGGGTGACGGTCGCCGAGCCGGGTCCCGGCGACGACGTGCGGCTGTCTTTCGACCCGCCGACGCTGAACCTGGTGCTGTTCGGCCGGATGTCCCGGCTGCGGGCGGCGCTGACCGGCAAGCTCGTCGTGCGCGGCCCGCGCCCGTGGCTACTTCCGGCCTTCCTGCGCACCGTGCACATGCCGGACAACTGA